The stretch of DNA TGAAAGGCAGCTCCATACAGAACTAATTGCTGCACTCCTGATTCTCATCTGCCAGGTTCCTTCATGTCCTTCAGCCAGTGGCTGATGCAGATGTTGCAGGTAGAAGAAGATCAGTGCCTgttgtctcctcctcatcctcctcctcctcctcctcgtcgggTCGTGTCTGGCCTGACAGAAGAGGTTCTGCACCTGCTCTTCCTCAGACCAACCTAATGCCCAGAGGGGTGTGTGGCCCACAGTCACATTCAGGGGTTAATGTCTCTGATCCGACTCTGGCAGCAGATACTGTGGCACAAACTCAAGGTACTACTCGATTCTTCATGCTTTCATTGCTTGTGCTGTAGAAAGTGCAGCGTTTCTCCAACTTGCTTTGCAGATACTGACTCTCCATTAACCGCCTCTGTGGAATCGACCCAGAGCTCCGAGGCTCAGGCAGCTGCCTGCGACGAGCAGGTTTGTGAGAAACGAGGATCCACAACCCCGGACCTCAATCACGACAGGGAGCCGAACTAAATTTAACCCGGGAGTTGTTGACTTGTTTGTGTTCAGGAAACCGCGGCTGGGGCCGCAGAGAGTggagcggccgcggccgcctCCGGCAGCCGGGCCCCGACGAAGGAAATGGAGGCGTTCCTCCAGAGCAAAGACGTGACCTGCGGCATCTGCATGGAAAAGGTGTACGAGAAGGCGGACCCAAGAAGGCACGTGTTTGGAATCCTGCCGAACTGCAGCCACTCGTTCTGTCTGCTGTGCATCATGACCTGGAGGAAAACCAGGGACCTGGGGCCAGACGTGGTGAAGTAGGTGTCGGCAGTATGTGACTGTGCGAGTGCAGCTTAGGAAGCATCTATGAGCTGACGCTGCTGGTAATGCTCCTGCAGGACCTGCCCACAGTGCAGAGTGAAGTCTGCCTTTTATGTGCCCAACAAATACTGGGTAGAAGGAAAAGCAAAGGAGCGCGTGGTGGCTGCCTTCAAGGAGAAGTGCAGGTACGCTCCAGTTGTGATGGCGGCTGATGACCACAGTGGGGTTTTCTGAGCCCGTCTTTTCTCTTCTAGTAAGAAAAGCTGCACCCACTACA from Betta splendens chromosome 7, fBetSpl5.4, whole genome shotgun sequence encodes:
- the mkrn4 gene encoding makorin, ring finger protein, 4 yields the protein MNAASNASICWNFINGSCRFGACCIYRHEYPVAPSALICRYFQKGGCWYGERCRFLHVLQPVADADVAGRRRSVPVVSSSSSSSSSSSGRVWPDRRGSAPALPQTNLMPRGVCGPQSHSGVNVSDPTLAADTVAQTQDTDSPLTASVESTQSSEAQAAACDEQETAAGAAESGAAAAASGSRAPTKEMEAFLQSKDVTCGICMEKVYEKADPRRHVFGILPNCSHSFCLLCIMTWRKTRDLGPDVVKTCPQCRVKSAFYVPNKYWVEGKAKERVVAAFKEKCSKKSCTHYTRHRWCPFKSDCLYRHNGPARPPSFLYRMDDSDDSDDYDGVDLLNFFIAMTLLGGSEDDDDDFELPFYLTEEYGL